From the Ilumatobacteraceae bacterium genome, the window TCGGTCAACGGCGAACGCCTCGTGGCCGACCATCGCCTCGCCGACGGCGACATCATCACCGTCGGCTCCGTCAGCATCCGCTTCGAAGCCTCGTGACCCGGCACCCCTCGCGACTCCCATGACCGATCAGGTACTCGACGTCCTCAAACTGGTGCTCCTGGCACTGCTGTACCTGTTCTTCGCCCGCGTGCTGTGGGCGGTGTGGAGCGAGGTCCGCCAACCGATCAACGCCCGCCACGCCGGTGAACCGGTGCCGCAACCGTCGCCGACGCCGGCCGGCGGTGTGCCGGCGCCGACCGGTCGCCGCCCGTCCAAGCCGGCCAAGGGTCGCCGCGGCACCCCGGCCCGTCTCGTCACCCTCGAACCGAAAGAGCGCCGGGGCACCGCGTTCGCGCTCGGTGCCACCGTGTCGATCGGCCGTGAATCCGACAACACCGTCGTGATCACCGACGATGCCTACATCTCCTCGCACCACGCGACGATCTCGATGGCCGACGGCCACGTCGTCGTCGACGACCTCGGGTCGCGCAACGGCACCTACCTCAACGGGGCCAAGTTGACCCAGCGGCACACCCTCAACACCGGCGACCGCATCCAGGTCGGATACACCGTGCTGGAGGCCCAGTAGTGGCCATCCTGCGCTGGGGCAGCGCCAGCCACGAAGGCCAGCTGCGAGCCCAGAACGAAGACCACGCCCACGCGGGTGAAGGCCTGTTCGTCGTCGCCGACGGCATGGGCGGTCATCTGGCCGGCGAGATCGCGAGCGAGATGGCGGTCGAGCGACTCGACCAACGTCTGCCGATGACCTCGGCCAACACGCTCGACGACGTCGTTGCCGCGATCGGCGAGGCCAACACCGAGATCTACCAGGGCTCCATCGACGATCCCGACCGCGCCGGGATGGGCACCACCGTCACCGCGCTCGCCGTGGTCAGCGACCCGCACGACGGTGAGGCGTTCGCCGTCGCCAACGTCGGCGACTCGCGCAGCTACGTGCTGCGACACGGTCGGCTCCGTCAGCTCACGATCGATCACAGCTTCGTGCAGGAACTCGTCGCCGAAGGTGCGATCACCCGCGACGAAGCCCGCACCCACCCCCGCCGCAACATCGTCACCCGGGCGCTCGGCATCGAACCGTACGTGCGGGTCGACTCGTGGACGATGCCGATCATCCGCGGCGACCGGTTCGTGCTGTGCAGCGACGGGCTCGTCGACGAGATCACCGACGACGCGATCACCGATGTCCTCCGACAGCACGCCGACGACCCGGAGGCCGCCGCACAGGCCCTGGTCGACGCCGCCAACGACGCCGGTGGTCGCGACAACATCACCGTGGTCATCGTCGACGTCATCGAGGGCGACGACCCGCCCGACCCGACCGAGGAATTCGACGTCGTCCCGGTCTGGCACGACGGCGACCTCGACTCGACCGGTGAGACCGAGATCGTCGCCGACCCACCCGACGACGACGAAGACGGCGACGACCAGGCGGAGGACGACGGCGACGACGAGGGCCGTGACGCCACGGCGCTGTACGACGGGGGCGACGACGTCACTCCGGCGCCCGGTGTCGCCGTGCCGATCCTCGACCCGGACACCGACGCGACCCCGACCGATGCGACCAAACCGAAGCGCAAGCGGCTCGCCCGCCTCGCCCGCTTCATGCTCGCCGTCGGCGTCGCCGCCGTCCTGATCCTCGGATTCGCGATCTTCGCGGCGTGGGCACGTTCCGGCTACTTCGTCGCCTTCGACGACGACGGCCAGGTCGTCATCTACCAGGGGCGCGAAGACAGCGTGCTGTGGTTCGACCCGACACGAGAGGCGTTCGGACCGTTCCGCGACGAACTCGACGACGACAAGATCGCGCTCGTCGAGGAGCAACCGAACTTCGAGTCGCAGGCGAGCGCCGAGCGGTTCGTCTCGGAGCGCCTGACGCCGACGACGACGGAGCCCGACGAGTGACGTCGCGGCCGGCACGTCGCCGTCGACGGGTGGACTGATGTCGTCCACCGGGGCCTCGCCGGCACGCACGCTCGTGCGCCGACGTCGATCCACCGAGCTGATGCTCGTCGTGATGGCGGGACTCATCACGGCGGTCGCGTACACGCTCGCATCGCTCGGCGCGAACGCCCAGATCCCTGCCCGGATCGGCCCGTTCCTCGGCCTGCTGCTCCTGCTGGTCGGTGTGGCCCACGTCGCCGTCCGGCTCCTCGCCCGTGGCGCCGACGGCACGCTGCTCCCCGTCGCCGTCCTGCTCCACGGCATCGGCTACGTGATGATCACCCGGCTCGACGACGAACTCGCCGCGCTCCAGACCCTCTGGAGCTTCGTCGCGATCCTCGCCTTCGTCGCGACCCTGTTCCTCGTCCAGCGGACCGCGGACCTCGCTCGGTACAAGTGGACACTGTTCTTCGGTGGTGCGTTCCTGCTGCTGCTGCCGATGGTGCCCGGTCTCGGCGTCAACATCAACGGCGCCCGGATCTGGGTCCGACTCGGTCCGATGAGCTTCCAACCCGGCGAGTTCGCCAAGATCGCGCTCGCCGTCTTCTTCGCCGCCTACCTCGCCGAGCGGCGCGAGCTGATCGCCGCGTCGACGTGGAAGATCGGCCCGCTGCGGCTCCCCGAACTCCAGTACATCGCACCGATCCTGGTCGCGTGGGGTTTCTCGGTGATGGTGATGGTCGGCCAACGCGACCTCGGTTCGTCGCTCCTGTTCTTCACCCTGTTCGTCGTGATGATGTGGGTCGCGACCGAGCGCGTCAGCTACCTCGTGATCGGGTTCGTGCTCTTCGGCGCCGCCGCCTTCATGTCGTGGAAGATGTTCGGACACGTCCAGACCCGCGTCGACATCTGGCTCGACCCGTGGGAGGACGAGTACGGCAAGGGATTCCAGATCGTCCAGGCGCTCTACGGGATCGGTGACGGCGGCATCGTCGGTACCGGCCTCGGCCGCGGCAGCCCCGACAAGGTGCCCGAGGCACAGAACGACTTCATCTTCGCCGCGATCGGCGAGGAGATGGGCCTCGTCGGCGCCACGACCGTGCTGATGGCCTACCTGCTGCTGATCGGCGCCGGCCTCCGCATCGCGCTGCGTACCGACCGCACGTTCGACAAGCTGCTCGCCACCGGCCTCACCACGATCATCGGCGTGCAGGCGTTCATCATCATCGGCGGCGTGATCAAGGTCGTGCCGCTGACCGGCATCACCCTGCCGTTCGTCAGCTACGGCGGTTCGTCG encodes:
- a CDS encoding FtsW/RodA/SpoVE family cell cycle protein, whose amino-acid sequence is MSSTGASPARTLVRRRRSTELMLVVMAGLITAVAYTLASLGANAQIPARIGPFLGLLLLLVGVAHVAVRLLARGADGTLLPVAVLLHGIGYVMITRLDDELAALQTLWSFVAILAFVATLFLVQRTADLARYKWTLFFGGAFLLLLPMVPGLGVNINGARIWVRLGPMSFQPGEFAKIALAVFFAAYLAERRELIAASTWKIGPLRLPELQYIAPILVAWGFSVMVMVGQRDLGSSLLFFTLFVVMMWVATERVSYLVIGFVLFGAAAFMSWKMFGHVQTRVDIWLDPWEDEYGKGFQIVQALYGIGDGGIVGTGLGRGSPDKVPEAQNDFIFAAIGEEMGLVGATTVLMAYLLLIGAGLRIALRTDRTFDKLLATGLTTIIGVQAFIIIGGVIKVVPLTGITLPFVSYGGSSLLSNYIVLAILLRLSDASARRLGELPDDPTPRERWAAWNLRRRSRRAGLTDTEMHEVVS
- a CDS encoding Stp1/IreP family PP2C-type Ser/Thr phosphatase, translated to MAILRWGSASHEGQLRAQNEDHAHAGEGLFVVADGMGGHLAGEIASEMAVERLDQRLPMTSANTLDDVVAAIGEANTEIYQGSIDDPDRAGMGTTVTALAVVSDPHDGEAFAVANVGDSRSYVLRHGRLRQLTIDHSFVQELVAEGAITRDEARTHPRRNIVTRALGIEPYVRVDSWTMPIIRGDRFVLCSDGLVDEITDDAITDVLRQHADDPEAAAQALVDAANDAGGRDNITVVIVDVIEGDDPPDPTEEFDVVPVWHDGDLDSTGETEIVADPPDDDEDGDDQAEDDGDDEGRDATALYDGGDDVTPAPGVAVPILDPDTDATPTDATKPKRKRLARLARFMLAVGVAAVLILGFAIFAAWARSGYFVAFDDDGQVVIYQGREDSVLWFDPTREAFGPFRDELDDDKIALVEEQPNFESQASAERFVSERLTPTTTEPDE
- a CDS encoding FHA domain-containing protein; translated protein: MTDQVLDVLKLVLLALLYLFFARVLWAVWSEVRQPINARHAGEPVPQPSPTPAGGVPAPTGRRPSKPAKGRRGTPARLVTLEPKERRGTAFALGATVSIGRESDNTVVITDDAYISSHHATISMADGHVVVDDLGSRNGTYLNGAKLTQRHTLNTGDRIQVGYTVLEAQ